One part of the Bradyrhizobium sp. CB1650 genome encodes these proteins:
- a CDS encoding GNAT family acetyltransferase: protein MNAPLSPAPLAIAPIDDADVETVVALWQRCGLTRPWNDPRADIALARRRDNSTVLIGRDGGAIVATAMVGHDGHRGWVYYVAVDPDCRKRGYGRVIMAAAEDWLRQAGIAKLQLLVRRENAQANAFYQSLGFAESTSVMFAKWLDGRDPTP from the coding sequence GTGAACGCCCCTCTCTCCCCTGCCCCGCTCGCGATCGCCCCGATCGACGATGCCGACGTCGAGACCGTCGTTGCGCTGTGGCAGCGTTGCGGGCTGACGCGGCCCTGGAACGATCCGCGTGCCGACATCGCGCTGGCGCGGCGCCGCGACAATTCCACCGTACTGATCGGGCGCGACGGTGGCGCAATCGTCGCGACCGCCATGGTCGGACATGACGGTCATCGCGGCTGGGTCTACTACGTTGCGGTCGATCCCGACTGCCGCAAGCGCGGCTATGGCCGCGTCATCATGGCCGCGGCGGAGGACTGGTTGCGCCAGGCCGGCATCGCAAAGCTCCAGCTTCTGGTCCGCCGTGAGAACGCTCAGGCCAACGCATTCTACCAGTCGCTGGGCTTTGCCGAGTCGACCTCGGTGATGTTCGCAAAGTGGCTCGACGGCCGCGATCCGACTCCATAA
- a CDS encoding DUF4118 domain-containing protein, with protein MRRAGLRGVPRVRPWSWQAFLLGFAIVAVSAALQGIWVAFGERLYFAAFLPSIFLVGIVAGVPAAVFAVLLTIPLVWWALIPPFFEFSPLTSAYADSINLFFLFAVLLIGLADLCRETMAIVSRGGLNRTGESAATNSR; from the coding sequence ATGAGGCGTGCGGGACTGCGTGGCGTACCACGGGTACGGCCATGGTCGTGGCAGGCATTTCTGCTCGGCTTTGCGATCGTGGCGGTGTCGGCCGCGCTTCAGGGCATCTGGGTCGCATTCGGCGAGCGGCTCTATTTCGCGGCGTTCCTGCCCAGCATTTTCCTGGTCGGGATCGTGGCCGGGGTGCCGGCCGCGGTGTTCGCGGTGCTGCTCACCATTCCGCTGGTGTGGTGGGCCCTCATCCCGCCCTTCTTCGAATTCAGCCCGCTGACCAGCGCCTATGCGGATTCCATCAACCTGTTCTTTCTGTTCGCCGTGCTCCTGATCGGTCTTGCCGATCTCTGCCGCGAGACGATGGCGATCGTCAGTCGTGGCGGTCTCAATCGCACAGGCGAGAGCGCTGCAACGAATTCGCGATAG
- a CDS encoding glycine/sarcosine/betaine reductase selenoprotein B family protein, with translation MSAPRDDEFGFAPDYDSPVPYMQRTREYYAAIGYTTPYRWAHHTEAPFQPLKKPLAQSRVTIITTAAPYDPTKGDQGPGAAYNGSAKFYQVYDGDTSKQHDLRISHIGYDRKHTSATDSGTWFPLPQLLKASAAGRIGEVAPRFFGAPTNRSHRVTIDTDAPEILARCLADKVDVAVLVPNCPVCHQTTALVARHLERNGIPSVIMGCAKDIVEHAAVPRFLFSDFPLGNSAGKPHDVASQARTLELALKLLETASGPQTTMQSPLRWSEDASWKLDYNNVAQLSPEELARRRAEFDKQKEIARGNRAA, from the coding sequence ATGTCCGCTCCGCGCGACGACGAATTCGGCTTTGCGCCCGACTACGACTCTCCTGTCCCCTATATGCAGCGCACGCGCGAGTATTACGCGGCGATCGGCTACACCACGCCGTATCGCTGGGCGCATCATACCGAAGCTCCGTTCCAGCCGCTGAAGAAGCCGCTGGCGCAGTCCCGCGTCACGATCATCACGACGGCTGCGCCTTACGATCCGACCAAGGGCGACCAGGGACCGGGCGCGGCGTATAACGGCAGTGCGAAGTTCTACCAGGTTTATGACGGCGACACCTCCAAACAGCACGATCTGCGCATCTCGCACATCGGCTACGACCGCAAGCACACCTCGGCCACCGACAGCGGCACCTGGTTTCCGTTGCCGCAGCTCCTGAAGGCGAGCGCCGCCGGGCGCATCGGCGAGGTTGCCCCGCGCTTCTTCGGCGCACCGACCAATCGCAGCCATCGCGTCACCATCGACACCGACGCGCCGGAAATTCTGGCGCGCTGCCTCGCCGACAAGGTCGACGTCGCGGTGCTGGTGCCGAACTGCCCGGTCTGCCACCAGACCACGGCGCTGGTCGCGCGGCACCTGGAGAGAAACGGCATTCCGAGCGTGATCATGGGCTGCGCCAAGGACATCGTCGAGCACGCCGCCGTGCCGCGCTTTTTGTTCTCCGACTTCCCGCTCGGCAATTCCGCCGGCAAGCCGCACGACGTCGCCTCGCAAGCGCGGACGCTCGAGCTGGCGCTGAAGCTGCTGGAGACCGCAAGCGGGCCCCAGACCACGATGCAGTCGCCGCTGCGCTGGAGCGAGGACGCGTCCTGGAAGCTCGACTACAACAACGTCGCGCAGCTCTCGCCCGAGGAACTCGCGCGGCGCCGCGCCGAGTTCGACAAGCAGAAGGAGATTGCGCGCGGCAACCGCGCGGCTTGA
- a CDS encoding SOS response-associated peptidase, producing the protein MCGRFVITSAPAALRQLFGYVEQPNFPPRYNVAPTQPIPVVLVENGARHFRLMRWGLLPSWVKDPRGFTLLINARSETVLEKPAFKNAIRRRRGLIPADGYYEWKAVDGRKQPFFIHRADGEPLGFAAVFETWVGPNGEELDTVAIVTAAASEDLATLHDRVPVTISPRDFERWLDCRGDEIDAVLPLMAAPRIGEFAWHPVSTRVNRVANDDAQLLLPISAEEMEAEAPKAKRAARKAAGASPDDGQGSLF; encoded by the coding sequence ATGTGCGGACGTTTCGTCATAACTTCGGCCCCAGCGGCTTTGCGGCAGCTCTTCGGCTATGTCGAGCAGCCGAATTTCCCGCCCCGGTACAATGTCGCGCCGACGCAACCGATTCCCGTGGTGCTGGTCGAGAACGGGGCGCGGCACTTCCGTCTGATGCGTTGGGGTCTCTTGCCGAGCTGGGTCAAGGACCCCCGAGGATTTACGCTCCTGATCAACGCCCGCTCGGAGACGGTGCTGGAAAAACCCGCCTTCAAGAACGCGATTCGCAGGCGGCGCGGCCTGATCCCGGCCGACGGCTATTACGAGTGGAAGGCGGTCGATGGCCGCAAGCAGCCTTTCTTCATCCATCGCGCCGATGGCGAACCGCTCGGCTTTGCCGCGGTGTTCGAGACCTGGGTCGGGCCGAACGGCGAAGAGCTCGACACGGTCGCCATCGTCACGGCCGCGGCGAGCGAGGATCTCGCAACGCTGCACGACCGCGTGCCCGTGACGATCAGCCCGCGCGACTTCGAGCGCTGGCTCGATTGCCGCGGTGACGAGATCGACGCGGTGCTGCCGCTGATGGCAGCCCCGCGCATCGGCGAATTCGCCTGGCACCCGGTCTCCACCCGCGTCAACCGCGTCGCCAATGACGACGCGCAGCTCTTGCTGCCGATCAGCGCCGAGGAGATGGAAGCGGAGGCGCCGAAAGCGAAGCGGGCGGCGCGAAAAGCTGCGGGTGCGTCGCCGGATGACGGGCAGGGGTCGTTGTTTTGA
- a CDS encoding LysR family transcriptional regulator: MSLKEFSYNGPGHAAAQLRHLTIRQLRSLAALSAKGSVTAASSHLGLTQPAVTQQLRQLQDLAGLPLVQRTGDGMLLTEAGKEVLALAERVEAAIADCQGALDLLAGRTGGTVQLGAVSTAKYFVPHAIAAFSKRFPKIEIKLTIGNREDIRAAMHGYDLDFAVMGRPPADVSVDVRQLGRNPHIIVARKGHWLEKDAGLSLTDLVHETFLTREPGSGTRTLMEGMFQKSDLEPIIGMEMSSNETIKQAVIAGLGIAFISAHTVAHELAEGRLVVLDVAGLPIVRQWYVIRRSDKILLPPAQAMFDFLGSEGSNYLPDVPELGGR; encoded by the coding sequence ATGAGCCTCAAAGAATTTTCTTATAATGGCCCTGGCCATGCGGCGGCCCAGCTCCGGCATCTGACGATCCGGCAGCTCCGCTCGCTCGCGGCGCTCTCGGCCAAGGGCAGCGTCACAGCGGCCTCCAGCCATCTCGGGCTGACGCAGCCGGCGGTGACCCAGCAGCTCCGGCAGCTTCAGGACCTTGCCGGCCTGCCGCTGGTGCAGCGGACCGGCGACGGCATGTTGCTGACGGAAGCCGGCAAGGAGGTGCTGGCGCTGGCCGAGCGCGTCGAGGCTGCGATCGCGGACTGCCAGGGCGCGCTCGACCTGCTGGCGGGCCGGACCGGCGGCACGGTGCAACTCGGCGCGGTCTCGACTGCGAAATACTTCGTGCCGCATGCGATCGCAGCGTTCTCGAAGCGGTTTCCCAAGATCGAGATCAAGCTGACCATCGGCAACCGCGAGGACATCCGCGCGGCCATGCACGGTTACGATCTCGATTTCGCGGTGATGGGTCGGCCACCGGCCGACGTCAGCGTCGACGTGCGTCAGCTCGGGCGCAATCCGCACATCATCGTGGCGCGCAAGGGACACTGGCTGGAGAAGGATGCCGGCCTCAGCCTGACCGATCTCGTGCACGAGACCTTCCTGACCCGCGAGCCGGGATCGGGCACGCGCACGCTGATGGAGGGCATGTTCCAGAAGTCAGATCTCGAGCCGATCATCGGCATGGAGATGAGCAGCAACGAGACCATAAAGCAGGCGGTGATAGCCGGGCTCGGCATCGCCTTCATCTCGGCCCACACGGTCGCGCATGAACTCGCCGAAGGTCGACTTGTCGTGCTCGACGTCGCCGGCCTACCCATCGTCAGGCAATGGTACGTGATCCGCCGCAGCGACAAGATTCTGTTGCCGCCGGCCCAGGCGATGTTCGATTTTCTCGGCTCGGAAGGATCGAACTATCTGCCCGACGTGCCGGAGCTGGGCGGCCGATAG
- a CDS encoding NUDIX domain-containing protein, with amino-acid sequence MSVSDRVRIKDVRVLSDRKYILKAATFDWRRDDGEWQTQTREVYDRGNGATLLPYNRKRLTVVLVRQFRYPAFVNGYDDLLIEAAAGMLDDASPEERIRAEAEEETGYRLHDVHKVFEAFMTPGAVTEKMHFFVAEYEPEMRVGDGGGLADEGEEIEVLEVSIDAALAMIADGRIVDAKTIMLLQYAALHVFR; translated from the coding sequence ATGTCCGTTTCCGATCGCGTACGCATCAAGGATGTCCGTGTGCTCTCGGACAGAAAGTACATCCTGAAGGCCGCGACTTTCGACTGGCGTCGCGACGATGGCGAATGGCAGACCCAAACCCGCGAGGTCTATGATCGCGGCAACGGTGCGACGCTGCTGCCTTATAACCGCAAGCGGCTTACCGTCGTACTGGTGCGGCAATTTCGCTATCCGGCTTTCGTCAACGGATATGACGACCTGCTGATCGAAGCCGCCGCCGGCATGCTCGACGACGCTTCCCCGGAAGAGCGCATTCGCGCCGAGGCCGAAGAGGAAACCGGCTACCGCCTGCACGACGTCCACAAGGTGTTCGAGGCGTTCATGACCCCCGGCGCGGTGACGGAGAAGATGCACTTCTTCGTCGCGGAATACGAGCCGGAGATGCGGGTCGGCGACGGCGGCGGCCTTGCCGACGAAGGCGAGGAGATCGAGGTGCTGGAGGTCTCGATCGACGCTGCGCTCGCGATGATCGCGGACGGGCGTATCGTAGATGCCAAGACCATCATGCTGCTGCAATATGCGGCGCTGCATGTGTTCAGGTGA
- a CDS encoding NUDIX hydrolase translates to MASIVQPTHPQLAVSAAIFRDGNVLLVRRARSPAKGFYSLPGGRVELGESLHQALKREVDEETGLEIEIIGLAGWREVLPSTGGAGHYLIMSFAARWIAREPRLNEELDDFRWLAPDALAGLGDLKLTGGLEEVIQAAQRLFGPQR, encoded by the coding sequence ATGGCCTCCATCGTGCAGCCCACCCATCCCCAGCTCGCTGTCAGCGCCGCGATCTTCCGCGACGGCAACGTGCTGTTGGTCCGTCGCGCCCGCTCGCCCGCAAAGGGGTTTTATTCGCTGCCCGGCGGGCGGGTCGAGTTGGGCGAGTCGCTGCACCAGGCGCTTAAGCGCGAGGTCGACGAGGAGACCGGGCTCGAGATCGAGATCATCGGCCTTGCCGGCTGGCGCGAGGTGCTGCCGTCGACAGGCGGGGCCGGCCATTACCTCATCATGTCCTTTGCGGCCCGCTGGATCGCGAGGGAACCCCGTCTCAATGAGGAGCTCGACGATTTTCGCTGGCTCGCCCCTGATGCCCTTGCCGGCCTTGGCGACCTCAAGCTGACGGGGGGCCTGGAAGAGGTCATCCAGGCGGCGCAGCGCCTGTTCGGGCCTCAGCGGTAG
- a CDS encoding MFS transporter, whose protein sequence is MTMNATIDTAPDPRAMSYRLTFLLAAACGMVAANIYYAQPLIGPISIALGLSHAAAGLIVTMTQIGYGIGLLLIVPLGDLVENRKLICSVIGLGAAALLAAGFATQALPFLTAALFIGLGSVAVQIIIPYAAHLAPEAVRGRVVGNVSTGLMLGVMLARPASSFVTAALSWHAVFFGSTVLMVALAAVLWITLPERRPVARMHYGALLMSMPHLVRTTPLLRRRALYQAFLFAAFSLFWTVTPLLLAGPEFGFSQAGIALFALAGAAGVAAAPIAGRLADRGHSRIATLISMLLAALAFLAAHVGAAGSGLSLAGLVVAAVALDFGVQGNVVLGFRAIFALGPEHRSRLNGLYMATFFTAGAAGSALGAWAFAQGGWALASWIGLALPVAALIYAATE, encoded by the coding sequence ATGACGATGAATGCCACGATCGACACTGCGCCGGACCCGCGCGCGATGTCGTATCGACTGACCTTCCTGCTGGCTGCGGCCTGTGGCATGGTTGCCGCCAACATCTACTATGCCCAGCCGCTGATCGGCCCGATCAGCATCGCACTCGGCCTGTCGCATGCCGCGGCAGGGCTGATCGTGACCATGACACAGATCGGTTACGGCATCGGGCTCCTTCTGATCGTCCCGCTCGGCGACCTCGTCGAGAACCGCAAGCTGATCTGCTCGGTGATCGGCCTCGGGGCTGCGGCACTGCTCGCCGCCGGGTTTGCCACGCAGGCGCTGCCGTTCCTGACCGCTGCGCTCTTCATCGGGCTCGGCTCGGTCGCGGTGCAGATCATCATCCCCTACGCCGCTCATCTCGCGCCGGAAGCCGTTCGCGGCCGCGTGGTCGGCAACGTCTCGACCGGCTTGATGCTCGGCGTCATGCTGGCGCGCCCGGCCTCCAGCTTCGTCACCGCGGCGTTGTCGTGGCACGCCGTCTTCTTCGGCTCCACCGTGCTGATGGTCGCGCTGGCGGCGGTGCTCTGGATCACGCTGCCAGAGCGCAGGCCCGTGGCGCGCATGCACTATGGTGCGCTGTTGATGTCGATGCCGCATCTGGTGCGGACCACGCCGCTATTGCGGCGTCGCGCGCTCTACCAGGCATTTCTGTTTGCCGCCTTCAGCCTGTTCTGGACCGTGACGCCGCTCTTGCTCGCCGGTCCCGAATTCGGCTTCTCGCAAGCCGGCATCGCGCTGTTCGCCCTGGCCGGCGCCGCCGGCGTTGCGGCCGCTCCGATTGCGGGGCGGCTCGCCGATCGTGGCCACAGCCGCATCGCGACGCTGATCTCGATGCTCCTGGCCGCCCTGGCGTTCCTGGCGGCACATGTCGGTGCGGCCGGCTCGGGGCTCAGCCTTGCCGGCCTGGTCGTCGCCGCCGTCGCGCTCGATTTCGGCGTGCAGGGCAATGTCGTGCTGGGTTTCCGTGCCATCTTCGCGCTCGGACCGGAGCACCGCAGCCGTCTCAACGGCCTCTACATGGCGACGTTCTTCACGGCGGGCGCCGCCGGCTCCGCGCTCGGCGCCTGGGCCTTCGCGCAGGGCGGCTGGGCGCTGGCCTCCTGGATCGGCCTTGCCTTACCGGTGGCGGCCTTGATCTATGCCGCCACGGAGTAA
- a CDS encoding TIGR02301 family protein → MSTRFLAVFALILACAAGPARAQDVAAPFDADLQRLAEILGGLHYLRAICGANEGNKWRNEMQALIDAETPSGERRTRMIAGFNRGYNGFQQTYRSCTPAATVAIRRYIEEGSKISRDLTARYAN, encoded by the coding sequence ATGTCCACGCGATTTCTGGCCGTTTTTGCCCTGATTCTCGCCTGCGCCGCGGGGCCCGCCCGCGCCCAGGACGTGGCTGCGCCGTTCGACGCCGATTTGCAGCGGCTGGCCGAAATCCTCGGCGGGCTGCATTACCTGCGCGCCATCTGCGGGGCCAATGAGGGCAACAAATGGCGCAACGAGATGCAGGCGCTGATCGACGCCGAAACCCCCTCCGGCGAGCGCCGCACCCGCATGATCGCCGGCTTCAACCGCGGCTATAACGGCTTCCAGCAGACCTACCGGAGCTGCACCCCGGCCGCGACCGTCGCGATCCGCCGCTACATCGAGGAAGGCTCGAAGATCTCGCGCGACCTCACGGCGCGTTACGCGAACTGA
- a CDS encoding FAD-binding oxidoreductase, with protein sequence MNINKSAIPPLAPELIEKFRKIVGDRHAITDAADIEAYVTEERNLFHGRSPLVLRPGSTAEVSAICKLASEHRIALVPQGGNTGLVGGQTPHNGEVVVSLRRLDKIREVDTASNTMTCEAGVVLQIAQQKAAEVDRLFPLSLGAEGSCTIGGNLSTNAGGTAALAFGVAREMALGLEVVLADGRVLNVLSKLKKDNTGYNLHNLFIGAEGTLGIITAATLKLFPKPRAIETAFVGLKSPDAALKLLTIAQGEAANALTSFELLSELAVDFSIRHGIDVRDPLQQKHPWYVLMELSSPRDDARATLESILGRAMEEEIVDDAVIAANLTQRSGFWKLRDEMSAAQKPEGGSIKHDISVPVAAVPAFIAEADAAVVKLIPGARPVPFGHLGDGNLHYNVSQPVGADSADFLARWHDVNAVVFEIVLRMGGSISAEHGIGVLKRDELPDVKDKTAIELMRQVKAMLDPLRIMNPGKVL encoded by the coding sequence ATGAACATCAATAAATCGGCCATCCCTCCGCTTGCGCCCGAACTGATCGAAAAATTTCGCAAGATCGTCGGCGACAGGCACGCGATCACCGATGCGGCCGATATCGAGGCCTACGTCACCGAGGAGCGCAACCTGTTCCACGGCCGCTCGCCGCTGGTGCTGCGCCCGGGCTCGACCGCCGAAGTCTCCGCGATCTGCAAGCTCGCCTCCGAGCACCGGATCGCGCTGGTGCCGCAGGGCGGCAATACCGGGCTCGTCGGCGGGCAGACCCCGCACAACGGCGAGGTGGTGGTGTCGCTGCGCCGGCTGGACAAGATCCGCGAGGTCGATACCGCCTCGAACACGATGACCTGTGAGGCCGGCGTGGTGCTGCAAATCGCACAGCAGAAAGCGGCCGAGGTCGACCGGCTGTTTCCGCTCTCGTTGGGCGCGGAGGGAAGCTGCACCATCGGCGGCAACCTCTCGACCAATGCCGGCGGGACGGCCGCGCTAGCCTTTGGCGTCGCGCGCGAGATGGCGCTGGGGCTCGAAGTGGTGCTGGCCGACGGACGCGTGCTCAACGTGCTGTCGAAGCTGAAGAAGGACAACACCGGCTACAATTTGCACAACCTCTTCATCGGCGCGGAAGGCACGCTCGGCATCATCACGGCAGCGACGCTGAAATTGTTTCCGAAGCCGCGGGCGATCGAGACCGCTTTCGTCGGACTGAAGTCGCCGGATGCGGCGCTGAAACTGCTCACGATCGCGCAGGGCGAGGCCGCCAACGCGCTGACGAGCTTCGAGCTACTGTCGGAGTTGGCGGTCGACTTCTCGATCCGCCACGGCATCGACGTGCGCGATCCGCTGCAGCAGAAACATCCCTGGTACGTGCTGATGGAACTGTCCTCGCCGCGCGACGATGCGCGCGCGACGCTGGAATCGATCCTCGGCCGCGCCATGGAGGAGGAGATCGTCGACGACGCCGTGATCGCGGCCAATCTCACCCAGCGGTCCGGCTTCTGGAAGCTGCGTGACGAGATGTCGGCGGCGCAGAAACCGGAGGGTGGCTCGATCAAGCACGACATCTCCGTGCCGGTCGCCGCCGTGCCCGCCTTCATCGCGGAAGCCGATGCCGCGGTGGTGAAGCTGATCCCTGGCGCGCGGCCGGTGCCGTTCGGCCATCTCGGCGACGGCAACCTGCACTATAACGTCAGCCAGCCTGTCGGCGCCGACAGCGCGGACTTCCTGGCGCGCTGGCATGACGTGAATGCCGTGGTGTTCGAGATTGTGCTGCGCATGGGCGGCTCGATCTCGGCTGAGCACGGCATCGGCGTGCTCAAGCGCGACGAGCTGCCTGACGTGAAGGACAAGACTGCGATCGAGCTGATGCGGCAGGTCAAGGCGATGCTCGATCCCCTTCGCATCATGAACCCGGGTAAAGTGCTGTGA
- a CDS encoding TetR/AcrR family transcriptional regulator, which yields MQKIARRSPSAQRPPGRPREFDIDTALDRAVRVFRERGYHATSIGDLTAAMRLATGSIYKAFRDKHAVFLAAFERYTARRQEQTRSAAAQGVNGRERVRNVLRSYVEHSRGDEGRRGCLVVGSAVELSALDPEIGARVIAQLRSNENFIAGLIREGQADGSIPGSVAAGDTARLMICITQGLRVVGKARLPLDADRLVAVAMKLLA from the coding sequence ATGCAAAAAATCGCCCGCCGATCGCCGTCTGCCCAGCGTCCGCCCGGTCGTCCCCGGGAGTTCGACATCGATACCGCCCTCGACCGCGCGGTACGGGTGTTTCGAGAGCGCGGCTATCACGCCACCTCGATCGGCGACCTCACCGCGGCGATGCGACTGGCGACCGGCAGCATCTACAAGGCCTTTCGGGACAAGCATGCCGTGTTCCTCGCCGCCTTCGAGCGCTACACGGCGCGGCGGCAGGAGCAGACCCGCAGCGCTGCGGCGCAAGGCGTGAATGGCCGGGAGCGTGTGCGCAATGTGCTGCGTTCCTATGTCGAGCACTCCCGGGGCGACGAAGGGCGGCGCGGCTGCCTGGTGGTCGGCAGCGCGGTCGAATTGTCGGCGCTCGATCCCGAGATCGGGGCACGCGTCATTGCGCAACTCAGGAGCAACGAGAATTTCATCGCCGGCCTCATCCGCGAGGGACAGGCCGACGGCTCGATTCCCGGCAGCGTTGCGGCGGGCGACACTGCGCGGCTGATGATCTGCATCACCCAAGGCCTGCGCGTCGTCGGCAAGGCGCGGCTACCGCTCGACGCCGACCGTCTCGTTGCGGTCGCGATGAAGCTGCTGGCCTGA
- a CDS encoding L-threonylcarbamoyladenylate synthase, translated as MKTGVETQILRAGAAASEAAARTLATGGLVAFPTETVYGLGADAANATAIAHLYAAKGRPAFNPLIAHVADLAAARRIGQFDARALKLAEAFWPGPLTLVLPKTDNCPVADLATAGLDTVAIRIPAHPVAQEILRAFGGAVVAPSANISGHVSPTLAAHVESDLSGRIDLIVDGGPVEVGVESTILGCLNAPMLLRPGGLSRERIEAVLGAPLSRPPADVESDDSQPLAPGMLASHYAPRANVRLDASEVAPGEALLAFGPARLPGTDAAAAVMNLSPNGDLDEAAANLFGYLRTLDAKGPRAIAVMPVPEDGLGEAINDRLRRAAVAR; from the coding sequence GTGAAGACGGGTGTTGAAACACAGATTTTGCGGGCCGGCGCGGCCGCCTCGGAGGCCGCAGCCCGGACGCTTGCGACCGGAGGGCTGGTCGCATTCCCCACCGAGACGGTCTATGGGTTAGGCGCGGACGCCGCCAACGCCACCGCGATTGCCCACCTTTATGCCGCCAAGGGGCGGCCAGCCTTCAATCCGCTGATCGCGCATGTCGCCGATCTTGCCGCCGCGCGGCGGATCGGCCAGTTCGACGCGCGTGCGTTGAAGCTTGCGGAGGCGTTCTGGCCGGGACCGCTGACGCTGGTGCTGCCGAAGACGGACAACTGCCCGGTGGCTGATCTTGCCACCGCGGGCCTCGACACCGTCGCGATCCGCATTCCCGCCCATCCGGTCGCACAGGAAATCCTGCGCGCCTTTGGCGGGGCGGTGGTGGCGCCGTCCGCAAACATCTCCGGCCATGTCTCGCCGACACTGGCCGCCCATGTCGAAAGCGATCTTTCGGGGCGCATCGACCTGATCGTCGACGGCGGGCCGGTCGAGGTCGGCGTCGAATCGACCATTCTCGGCTGCCTCAATGCGCCGATGCTGCTGCGCCCCGGAGGGCTTTCGCGCGAGCGGATCGAGGCCGTGCTGGGTGCGCCGCTGTCGCGGCCGCCCGCAGACGTCGAGAGCGACGATTCGCAGCCGCTCGCTCCGGGCATGCTGGCCTCGCACTATGCGCCGCGCGCCAATGTGCGGCTCGATGCGAGCGAGGTGGCGCCAGGCGAAGCGTTGCTGGCATTCGGCCCTGCCCGCCTGCCCGGCACGGATGCCGCCGCCGCTGTCATGAATTTGTCGCCTAACGGCGATCTCGATGAAGCCGCGGCCAACCTGTTCGGCTATCTTCGGACCCTCGATGCCAAGGGCCCACGCGCGATCGCAGTGATGCCGGTGCCCGAGGACGGCCTCGGCGAAGCGATCAACGATCGGCTGCGCCGCGCCGCCGTGGCGCGCTAG
- a CDS encoding CoA transferase yields the protein MTRPFEGVKILDFTQVLAGPYASYQLALLGADVIKVERREGEDMRRTPLSRVWAERGLAPAFQAINGNKRSLTLDLQKPDAIAIVKKLAATVDVVMENFRPGVMDKLGIGYEALSAINPKLIYCAVSGFGQTGPDRLRPGYDGKMQALSGIMAITGHPETGPTRAGFAVCDVLSGATAAFAVSSALYQRDRTGTGQLVDVSMLEATLAFLSGQIADWSVAGHRQQLSGNQAVSRRTTANLFKCGDGHILLAVNNEKQYRALMGALGREDALSDPRFADWFARNENEGALRAIIEQALAAKPAREWETILEDAGAPCSSIWKIEEIIDHPQIAARGAIQELDTPYGRLRFAGSGFKFAHGGGKLDRMAPELGADTDAVLGELGFDAAEIAALRAREIV from the coding sequence GTGACGCGACCGTTCGAGGGCGTGAAGATCCTGGACTTCACGCAAGTGCTGGCCGGCCCCTATGCAAGCTACCAGCTCGCGCTATTGGGCGCCGATGTCATCAAGGTCGAGCGGCGCGAGGGCGAGGACATGCGCCGTACGCCACTCTCGCGCGTATGGGCCGAGCGCGGGCTCGCGCCGGCGTTCCAGGCCATCAACGGCAACAAGCGCAGCCTGACGCTCGATCTGCAGAAGCCCGACGCCATCGCCATCGTGAAGAAGCTCGCAGCAACGGTCGACGTGGTCATGGAGAATTTTCGGCCGGGCGTGATGGACAAGCTCGGCATCGGCTATGAAGCGCTCTCGGCAATCAATCCGAAGCTTATCTATTGCGCCGTGTCCGGCTTCGGCCAGACCGGCCCGGACCGCCTGCGGCCCGGCTATGACGGCAAGATGCAGGCGCTGTCAGGCATCATGGCGATCACCGGCCATCCCGAGACCGGCCCGACGCGCGCCGGCTTTGCGGTGTGCGACGTGCTCTCGGGCGCGACCGCCGCGTTTGCGGTGTCGAGCGCGCTGTATCAGCGCGACCGTACCGGCACGGGGCAGCTCGTCGACGTCTCCATGCTGGAGGCGACGCTGGCGTTTCTCTCCGGCCAGATTGCGGACTGGTCGGTCGCCGGGCACCGCCAGCAGCTCTCGGGCAACCAGGCGGTCAGCCGCAGAACCACTGCAAATCTGTTCAAATGCGGCGACGGCCACATCCTGCTCGCCGTCAACAACGAGAAGCAGTACCGCGCGCTGATGGGCGCGCTCGGCCGTGAGGACGCACTCTCCGATCCGCGCTTTGCCGACTGGTTCGCGCGCAACGAAAACGAGGGCGCGCTGCGCGCCATCATCGAACAGGCGCTCGCGGCGAAGCCAGCGCGCGAATGGGAGACGATTTTGGAGGACGCCGGCGCGCCCTGCTCCAGCATCTGGAAGATCGAGGAAATCATCGACCATCCGCAGATCGCAGCGCGCGGCGCGATCCAGGAGCTCGACACGCCCTACGGCCGCCTGCGCTTCGCCGGCAGCGGCTTCAAGTTCGCGCATGGCGGCGGCAAGCTGGACCGCATGGCGCCGGAGCTCGGAGCGGATACCGATGCGGTGCTGGGGGAGTTGGGTTTTGATGCCGCGGAGATTGCTGCGTTAAGGGCGCGGGAGATTGTGTGA